A window from Citrus sinensis cultivar Valencia sweet orange chromosome 3, DVS_A1.0, whole genome shotgun sequence encodes these proteins:
- the LOC102609967 gene encoding protein arginine N-methyltransferase 1.6 isoform X1 encodes MLSLIPKTLTLSLSSRATTRLILILHSFKPIASRHMSTQRMFQLKLDPLTGNSEWVVIEENEDVPESSQEPLLATTSYLDMLNDSYRNRAYRLAIDKMVTKSCHVLDIGAGTGLLSMMAARAMGSSDSTTSLNTKGMVTACESYLPMVKLMKKVLHVNGMGRNIKVINKRSDELEVGVDIDSRADILVSEILDSELLGEGLIPTLQHAHDRLLVENPLTVPCRVTTYGQLVESTFLWKLHDLYNNEAKALDDIHLVPAGMDSILHVKSQQYAMHCDAITKEIKLLSEPFKIFEFDFWKRPDSHGEAELQIKSTDDGRVHAVVSWWVLQLDREGTIFYSTAPRWISLPIHKSTGNWCDHWKQCVWFIPGKGMSICKGEELLFHALHTETSVSYELKSQIPITDERQHNLNAKDFQLALPPERIAIYGDGEWRLSMVMAMRNALQGRVQPLCVVADDSVFLTICVARLSKTAHVLSLLPGLGDKGAQYLRTVADPNCFSIDRVEILQKGKKCLTMDDTQQKKVDLLIGEPYYFGNDGMLPWQNLRFWKERSKLDPVLSKEVIIMPFKGILKACAIFCPDIWNSRRSLSKIEGFDHAVVNTTLGACGDLPAPKEGPCLPFFTWQCGEIKKLSNVFTVMEFDFSKPISPCQGKVQQVEFTELGLCHGFALWIDWVMDSENSIIISTGPDKRYWKQGVKLMAKPVAVGFEGSGRTDLCSSTLVEASFNPSNGELNVQHTFS; translated from the exons ATGCTCTCACTGATACCTAAAACCCTAACCCTCTCCCTTTCTTCCCGCGCCACAACTCGTTTGATTTTGATCCTTCACTCATTCAAACCCATCGCCTCGCGCCACATGTCGACTCAGCGAATGTTCCAGCTGAAGCTCGACCCACTCACCGGTAACTCGGAGTGGGTTGTCATCGAGGAAAACGAGGATGTTCCGGAAAGTTCGCAAGAACCGCTTCTGGCCACGACGTCGTATCTCGACATGCTTAATGACTCGTACAGGAACAGAGCCTATCGCCTGGCCATCGACAAGATGGTCACTAAATCTTGCCACGTGCTTGATATCGG TGCTGGAACGGGATTGCTTTCAATGATGGCTGCTCGGGCAATGGGTTCTAGTGACTCAACAACCAGCCTTAATACCAAAGGAATGGTTACAGCTTGTGAGTCTTACCTTCCCATGGTGAAGTTGATGAAGAAAGTTCTGCATGTTAATGGTATGGGGAGGAATATCAAAGTTATTAATAAGCGTTCTGATGAACTTGAAGTCGGTGTTGACATTGATTCTCGTGCTGACATTCTT GTTAGTGAGATACTGGATTCTGAATTGCTGGGTGAGGGACTAATACCAACTCTACAACATGCACATGACAGGCTGTTGGTGGAAAATCCACTAACAGTACCATGCCGAGTGACTACTTATGGTCAG CTGGTTGAAAGCACGTTCTTGTGGAAGCTGCatgatttatataataatgaaGCAAAAGCATTGGACGACATTCATCTTGTCCCAGCTGGCATGGATTCTATCTTACATGTCAAATCACAACAATATGCCATGCACTGTGATGcaataacaaaagaaatcaaactg CTCTCGGAACCcttcaaaatatttgaatttgactTTTGGAAACGGCCAGACAGTCATGGAGAAGCTGAGCTGCAGATAAAGTCAACTGATGATGGTAGAGTCCATGCTGTAGTTTCATG GTGGGTTCTTCAGCTTGATCGAGAAGGGACAATCTTTTATTCCACTGCTCCTAGATGGATAAGTCTGCCAATTCACAAAA GCACTGGGAATTGGTGTGATCACTGGAAGCAGTGTGTTTGGTTTATTCCAGGTAAGGGTATGTCCATATGCAAAGGTGAAGAATTGTTGTTTCATGCTTTGCATACTGAAACTAGTGTATCATACGAACTCAAGTCCCAAATCCCAATAACTGACGAGAGACAGCATAACTTAAATGCTAAGGATTTTCAGCTCGCATTACCACCAGAAAGAATTGCCATCTATGGTGATGGCGAATGGAGGCTTTCCATGGTAATGGCCATGAGAAATGCG TTGCAGGGAAGAGTCCAGCCGTTGTGTGTCGTTGCTGATGACAGTGTTTTCTTAACAATTTGTGTTGCACGTCTTTCAAAAACAGCACATGTTTTATCATTGTTACCAGGTCTAGGAGACAAGGGTGCCCAATATTTGCGCACCGTTGCAGATCCAAATTGTTTCTCAATAGATCGTGTAGAAATTCTtcaaaaggggaaaaaatgcTTGACTATGGATGACACTCAACAAAAGAAG GTTGACCTGTTAATTGGAGAACCATATTATTTTGGAAATGATGGCATGCTTCCATGGCAAAATCTGCGGTTCTG gaAAGAACGGTCTAAGCTTGATCCTGTCCTTTCCAAAGAAGTGATTATAATGCCTTTTAAAGGAATATTGAAGGCCTGTGCCATTTTTTGCCCG GATATTTGGAACAGTCGTCGCAGCTTAAGTAAGATCGAAGGCTTTGACCATGCAGTTGTAAATACCACTTTAGGAGCATGTGGGGATTTACCGGCTCCAAAAGAGGGTCCTTGTCTGCCTTTCTTTACGTGGCAATGCGGAGAGATTAag AAACTCAGTAATGTCTTTACTGTAATGGAGTTTGATTTCTCAAAACCAATAAGTCCATGTCAAGGAAAAGTCCAG CAGGTTGAATTTACAGAGCTTGGGTTATGCCATGGATTTGCCTTATGGATTGATTGGGTAATGGATTCAGAGAATTCCATCATCATATCAACAGGACCcg ATAAAAGATATTGGAAGCAAGGAGTGAAGCTCATGGCCAAGCCTGTGGCAGTTGGATTCGAGGGGTCCGGAAGAACTGATTTGTGTTCTTCTACGCTAGTCGAAGCATCATTTAATCCATCGAACGGGGAGCTCAACGTCCAACACACCTTCTCCTGA
- the LOC102609967 gene encoding protein arginine N-methyltransferase 1.6 isoform X2, with the protein MLSLIPKTLTLSLSSRATTRLILILHSFKPIASRHMSTQRMFQLKLDPLTGNSEWVVIEENEDVPESSQEPLLATTSYLDMLNDSYRNRAYRLAIDKMVTKSCHVLDIGAGTGLLSMMAARAMGSSDSTTSLNTKGMVTACESYLPMVKLMKKVLHVNGMGRNIKVINKRSDELEVGVDIDSRADILVSEILDSELLGEGLIPTLQHAHDRLLVENPLTVPCRVTTYGQLVESTFLWKLHDLYNNEAKALDDIHLVPAGMDSILHVKSQQYAMHCDAITKEIKLLSEPFKIFEFDFWKRPDSHGEAELQIKSTDDGRVHAVVSWWVLQLDREGTIFYSTAPRWISLPIHKSTGNWCDHWKQCVWFIPGKGMSICKGEELLFHALHTETSVSYELKSQIPITDERQHNLNAKDFQLALPPERIAIYGDGEWRLSMVMAMRNALQGRVQPLCVVADDSVFLTICVARLSKTAHVLSLLPGLGDKGAQYLRTVADPNCFSIDRVEILQKGKKCLTMDDTQQKKVDLLIGEPYYFGNDGMLPWQNLRFWKERSKLDPVLSKEVIIMPFKGILKACAIFCPDIWNSRRSLSKIEGFDHAVVNTTLGACGDLPAPKEGPCLPFFTWQCGEIKKLSNVFTVMEFDFSKPISPCQGKVQVEFTELGLCHGFALWIDWVMDSENSIIISTGPDKRYWKQGVKLMAKPVAVGFEGSGRTDLCSSTLVEASFNPSNGELNVQHTFS; encoded by the exons ATGCTCTCACTGATACCTAAAACCCTAACCCTCTCCCTTTCTTCCCGCGCCACAACTCGTTTGATTTTGATCCTTCACTCATTCAAACCCATCGCCTCGCGCCACATGTCGACTCAGCGAATGTTCCAGCTGAAGCTCGACCCACTCACCGGTAACTCGGAGTGGGTTGTCATCGAGGAAAACGAGGATGTTCCGGAAAGTTCGCAAGAACCGCTTCTGGCCACGACGTCGTATCTCGACATGCTTAATGACTCGTACAGGAACAGAGCCTATCGCCTGGCCATCGACAAGATGGTCACTAAATCTTGCCACGTGCTTGATATCGG TGCTGGAACGGGATTGCTTTCAATGATGGCTGCTCGGGCAATGGGTTCTAGTGACTCAACAACCAGCCTTAATACCAAAGGAATGGTTACAGCTTGTGAGTCTTACCTTCCCATGGTGAAGTTGATGAAGAAAGTTCTGCATGTTAATGGTATGGGGAGGAATATCAAAGTTATTAATAAGCGTTCTGATGAACTTGAAGTCGGTGTTGACATTGATTCTCGTGCTGACATTCTT GTTAGTGAGATACTGGATTCTGAATTGCTGGGTGAGGGACTAATACCAACTCTACAACATGCACATGACAGGCTGTTGGTGGAAAATCCACTAACAGTACCATGCCGAGTGACTACTTATGGTCAG CTGGTTGAAAGCACGTTCTTGTGGAAGCTGCatgatttatataataatgaaGCAAAAGCATTGGACGACATTCATCTTGTCCCAGCTGGCATGGATTCTATCTTACATGTCAAATCACAACAATATGCCATGCACTGTGATGcaataacaaaagaaatcaaactg CTCTCGGAACCcttcaaaatatttgaatttgactTTTGGAAACGGCCAGACAGTCATGGAGAAGCTGAGCTGCAGATAAAGTCAACTGATGATGGTAGAGTCCATGCTGTAGTTTCATG GTGGGTTCTTCAGCTTGATCGAGAAGGGACAATCTTTTATTCCACTGCTCCTAGATGGATAAGTCTGCCAATTCACAAAA GCACTGGGAATTGGTGTGATCACTGGAAGCAGTGTGTTTGGTTTATTCCAGGTAAGGGTATGTCCATATGCAAAGGTGAAGAATTGTTGTTTCATGCTTTGCATACTGAAACTAGTGTATCATACGAACTCAAGTCCCAAATCCCAATAACTGACGAGAGACAGCATAACTTAAATGCTAAGGATTTTCAGCTCGCATTACCACCAGAAAGAATTGCCATCTATGGTGATGGCGAATGGAGGCTTTCCATGGTAATGGCCATGAGAAATGCG TTGCAGGGAAGAGTCCAGCCGTTGTGTGTCGTTGCTGATGACAGTGTTTTCTTAACAATTTGTGTTGCACGTCTTTCAAAAACAGCACATGTTTTATCATTGTTACCAGGTCTAGGAGACAAGGGTGCCCAATATTTGCGCACCGTTGCAGATCCAAATTGTTTCTCAATAGATCGTGTAGAAATTCTtcaaaaggggaaaaaatgcTTGACTATGGATGACACTCAACAAAAGAAG GTTGACCTGTTAATTGGAGAACCATATTATTTTGGAAATGATGGCATGCTTCCATGGCAAAATCTGCGGTTCTG gaAAGAACGGTCTAAGCTTGATCCTGTCCTTTCCAAAGAAGTGATTATAATGCCTTTTAAAGGAATATTGAAGGCCTGTGCCATTTTTTGCCCG GATATTTGGAACAGTCGTCGCAGCTTAAGTAAGATCGAAGGCTTTGACCATGCAGTTGTAAATACCACTTTAGGAGCATGTGGGGATTTACCGGCTCCAAAAGAGGGTCCTTGTCTGCCTTTCTTTACGTGGCAATGCGGAGAGATTAag AAACTCAGTAATGTCTTTACTGTAATGGAGTTTGATTTCTCAAAACCAATAAGTCCATGTCAAGGAAAAGTCCAG GTTGAATTTACAGAGCTTGGGTTATGCCATGGATTTGCCTTATGGATTGATTGGGTAATGGATTCAGAGAATTCCATCATCATATCAACAGGACCcg ATAAAAGATATTGGAAGCAAGGAGTGAAGCTCATGGCCAAGCCTGTGGCAGTTGGATTCGAGGGGTCCGGAAGAACTGATTTGTGTTCTTCTACGCTAGTCGAAGCATCATTTAATCCATCGAACGGGGAGCTCAACGTCCAACACACCTTCTCCTGA
- the LOC102610585 gene encoding bifunctional adenosine 5'-phosphosulfate phosphorylase/adenylylsulfatase HINT4 isoform X2, with protein sequence MAGATSPTPCVFCQIARNSTSTPLLHSDEKVVAFQDIKPAAYRHYLVISVDHIPTVRDLQRRAEDYSLAVILSSETHVECWARTVTTRCSSVQSVQIGAFVCRGTRIDLYGWTSCFLYILIIRDYIIKLTQ encoded by the exons ATGGCGGGAGCGACGTCGCCGACGCCTTGCGTCTTCTGTCAGATCGCTCGCAATTCGACCTCGACGCCGCTCCTTCATTCG GACGAGAAGGTCGTCGCTTTTCAAGACATCAAGCCCGCTGCTTACAG GCATTACTTGGTTATTTCTGTGGACCACATTCCAACTGTTAGAGATCTCCAGAGGAGAGCTGAAGACTACTCATTGG CTGTGATTTTATCAAGTGAGACACATGTTGAATGTTGGGCAAGAACTGTTACAACAAGATGCTCCTCAGTCCAATCAGTACAG ATTGGGGCCTTCGTATGTCGTGGGACTAGGATTGATCTTTATGGATGGACCTCATgcttcttatatattttaatcattagagATTATATCATTAAGTTAACCCAATAA
- the LOC102610585 gene encoding bifunctional adenosine 5'-phosphosulfate phosphorylase/adenylylsulfatase HINT4 isoform X1, whose product MAGATSPTPCVFCQIARNSTSTPLLHSDEKVVAFQDIKPAAYRHYLVISVDHIPTVRDLQRRAEDYSLVRHMLNVGQELLQQDAPQSNQYRFGFHQPPLNSVNHLHLHCLASPFIPRWKHVKYLSLGPLGGFIEAEKLLEKIKPLSSTSS is encoded by the exons ATGGCGGGAGCGACGTCGCCGACGCCTTGCGTCTTCTGTCAGATCGCTCGCAATTCGACCTCGACGCCGCTCCTTCATTCG GACGAGAAGGTCGTCGCTTTTCAAGACATCAAGCCCGCTGCTTACAG GCATTACTTGGTTATTTCTGTGGACCACATTCCAACTGTTAGAGATCTCCAGAGGAGAGCTGAAGACTACTCATTGG TGAGACACATGTTGAATGTTGGGCAAGAACTGTTACAACAAGATGCTCCTCAGTCCAATCAGTACAG ATTTGGGTTTCATCAGCCTCCGCTGAACAGTGTTAACCATCTTCACCTCCATTGTTTGGCTTCGCCTTTCATACCCAG ATGGAAACATGTAAAATACTTGTCTCTGGGACCATTAGGTGGGTTCATTGAAGCTGAGAAGTTGCTGGAGAAGATAAAACCTCTCTCATCAACTTCTTCATAg
- the LOC102610585 gene encoding bifunctional adenosine 5'-phosphosulfate phosphorylase/adenylylsulfatase HINT4 isoform X3, whose product MQDEKVVAFQDIKPAAYRHYLVISVDHIPTVRDLQRRAEDYSLVRHMLNVGQELLQQDAPQSNQYRFGFHQPPLNSVNHLHLHCLASPFIPRWKHVKYLSLGPLGGFIEAEKLLEKIKPLSSTSS is encoded by the exons ATGCAGGACGAGAAGGTCGTCGCTTTTCAAGACATCAAGCCCGCTGCTTACAG GCATTACTTGGTTATTTCTGTGGACCACATTCCAACTGTTAGAGATCTCCAGAGGAGAGCTGAAGACTACTCATTGG TGAGACACATGTTGAATGTTGGGCAAGAACTGTTACAACAAGATGCTCCTCAGTCCAATCAGTACAG ATTTGGGTTTCATCAGCCTCCGCTGAACAGTGTTAACCATCTTCACCTCCATTGTTTGGCTTCGCCTTTCATACCCAG ATGGAAACATGTAAAATACTTGTCTCTGGGACCATTAGGTGGGTTCATTGAAGCTGAGAAGTTGCTGGAGAAGATAAAACCTCTCTCATCAACTTCTTCATAg
- the LOC102610278 gene encoding probable aspartyl protease At4g16563 — protein sequence MAPSLSIYHLVILLSALASVSLSEFVLPLTHSLSKTQLTSTHHLLKSTTTRSAARFRHRHRQQQVSLPLSPGSDYTLSFSLGGSASSSVSLYLDTGSDLVWLPCHPFECILCENKQEKPAPLLNISPTATKVSCKSPACSAAHSSLPTSDLCAIAKCPLDSIETSDCKSFSCPPFYYAYGDGSLVARLYKDSLSMPVSSQKSLVLHNFTFGCAHTTLGEPIGVAGFGRGLLSFPAQLTSLSPHLGNRFSYCLVSHSFDSNRTRLPSPLILGRYEDKEKRVNSEEAEFVYTDMLDNPKHPYFYSVGLEGISVGKRNIPAPGFLRRVDGQGYGGMVVDSGTTFTMLPASLYEKVVAEFDRRLGRVHERASQIEEKTGLSPCYYFDQVVKGNVPTVELHFVGSNSSVALPRKNYFYDFLDAGDGKAKKRNVGCLMLMNGGDEEELSGGPGATLGNYQQQGFEVVYDLEKGKVGFARRQCASLWESLNKN from the coding sequence ATGGCTCCTTCTCTGTccatatatcatttagtaaTTTTGTTATCTGCATTAGCCTCTGTTTCTTTATCAGAATTTGTACTCCCGCTAACACACTCCTTATCAAAAACCCAACTCACCTCCACTCACCACCTCCTCAAATCCACTACAACCCGCTCCGCTGCCCGTTTCCGCCACCGTCACCGCCAGCAACAAGTCTCCCTTCCTCTTTCCCCCGGAAGCGACTACAcactctctttttctctcggCGGCTCCGCCTCCTCCTCTGTTTCCCTCTACCTCGACACCGGCTCCGACCTCGTATGGCTCCCTTGCCACCCCTTCGAATGCATTCTCTGCGAAAACAAGCAAGAAAAACCAGCCCCACTTCTCAATATTTCTCCAACTGCCACAAAAGTTTCATGCAAATCCCCTGCATGCTCCGCAGCTCACTCTTCTCTCCCAACCTCCGACTTGTGCGCCATAGCCAAATGCCCTCTCGACTCCATCGAGACTTCTGATTGCAAGTCTTTCTCTTGCCCGCCTTTCTACTACGCTTATGGCGATGGCAGCTTGGTTGCTCGGCTTTATAAAGATTCTTTATCTATGCCCGTTTCTTCACAAAAATCTTTAGTTCTTCACAACTTTACTTTCGGCTGCGCCCACACCACTCTCGGTGAGCCCATTGGTGTTGCTGGGTTCGGTCGTGGCCTGCTCTCGTTTCCCGCTCAGCTCACTTCTTTGTCTCCTCATCTCGGTAACAGATTCTCTTACTGTCTGGTCTCTCATTCTTTTGACTCGAACCGAACTCGTCTCCCGAGTCCGCTCATCCTTGGACGTTATGAAGATAAAGAGAAGCGTGTTAACAGTGAAGAAGCTGAGTTTGTTTACACAGACATGCTGGATAATCCTAAGcatccttatttttattcCGTTGGGCTTGAGGGAATCTCTGTTGGAAAAAGGAATATTCCGGCGCCTGGGTTTTTGAGGAGGGTTGATGGGCAAGGGTATGGAGGGATGGTGGTGGATTCTGGGACCACTTTTACGATGTTGCCGGCGAGTCTGTATGAGAAAGTTGTGGCCGAGTTTGACCGCCGACTCGGGCGAGTCCACGAGCGGGCGAGTCAGATTGAGGAGAAAACGGGACTGAGCCCTTGTTATTACTTTGATCAGGTGGTGAAAGGGAATGTGCCAACAGTGGAGTTGCATTTCGTGGGAAGTAATTCTAGTGTGGCGTTGCCTAGGAAGAATTATTTCTACGATTTCCTGGACGCTGGAGATGGGAAGGCGAAGAAGAGGAATGTGGGGTGTTTGATGCTGATGAACGGTGGTGATGAAGAAGAATTGAGTGGTGGGCCCGGTGCTACTCTGGGGAATTACCAGCAGCAGGGGTTTGAGGTGGTTTATGATTTGGAAAAGGGGAAGGTCGGATTTGCTAGGAGGCAGTGCGCATCTTTGTGGGAAAGCTTGAACAAAAACTAA
- the LOC102611480 gene encoding phosphatidylinositol/phosphatidylcholine transfer protein SFH11 isoform X2 translates to MNKLKETYRDIVISRGSEEGEESTAKRSGEWTKVKHPPIETYWLFPPEKEDKAPSSSKGGIKSLLNYPIKIRDSLKGIGRSKSMQVVLQGASDPKDEQLVQSFREMLLLEGQLPPKHNDYHTLLRFLRMRDFDISKSKEMFLNYLKWCADYGVDTILKGMSNFSKPARYLFMEILKIDSNYYPETLHRLFIINAGSAFRMLWKVVKAFLDARTLAKIQVLGSNYLSNLHELIDPSNLPSFLGGNCTCSDYGGCLFSDKGPWNNPEIKEVLQAVSATEEVDTLGGNGGDPSEMGIVQDQDDSKYEENLIRNKLASEKIVAFEAALDETKMKIEALAAALEDTKMALKGLAQHIEDLKN, encoded by the exons ATGAATAAGTTAAAGGAAACTTACAGAGACATAGTTATATCTAGAGGTAGTGAAGAAGGGGAGGAATCCACGGCGAAGAGATCAGGAGaatggactaaagtgaaacaTCCACCCATTGAGACCTACTGGCTTTTCCCTCCTGAGAAAGAAGATAAGGctccttcatcatcaaaaggGGGCATTAAGTCATTGCTAAATTACCCAATCAAGATTCGCGATTCGTTGAAAGGAATTGGAAGGAGCAAGAGCATGCAAGTAGTGCTTCAAGGAGCTAGTGATCCGAAAGATGAACAACTTGTTCAGTCCTTCAGGGAAATGCTCCTTCTTGAGGGTCAGTTACCGCCAAAGCACAATGACTATCACACCCTTTTACG GTTTCTACGGATGAgggattttgatatttcaaaatcaaagGAGATGTTTCTGAATTATCTTAAGTGGTGTGCGGATTACGGAGTTGATACAATTTTGAAG GGAATGTCTAATTTCTCGAAGCCTGCAAGATATCTCTTTATGGAAATTCTTAAGATAGATAGCAACTACTACCCAGAG ACTTTACACCGACTCTTCATTATCAACGCTGGATCTGCTTTCAGGATGCTGTGGAAAGTAGTCAAGGCCTTTCTAGATGCACGTACATTAGCTAAAATTCAA GTACTGGGATCCAACTACCTCAGCAACCTGCACGAACTTATTGATCCGAG TAATTTGCCGAGTTTTCTGGGAGGAAACTGCACATGTTCTGACTATGGCGGTTGCCTGTTCAGTGACAAAGGGCCCTGGAATAATCCAGAAATTAAGGAAGTTCTTCAG GCAGTTTCTGCCACAGAAGAGGTGGATACTTTGGGAGGAAATGGGGGTGACCCTTCAGAAATG GGCATTGTCCAAGATCAAGACGattcaaaatatgaagaaaatcttATCAGAAATAAGCTTGCATCGGAAAAGATCGTGGCATTTGAAGCTGCACTTGATGAAACCAAGATG AAAATCGAGGCATTGGCAGCTGCACTTGAGGACACAAAGATG GCCTTGAAAGGACTTGCTCAGCATATTGAAGATCTGAAAAATTGA
- the LOC102611480 gene encoding phosphatidylinositol/phosphatidylcholine transfer protein SFH11 isoform X1, producing the protein MNKLKETYRDIVISRGSEEGEESTAKRSGEWTKVKHPPIETYWLFPPEKEDKAPSSSKGGIKSLLNYPIKIRDSLKGIGRSKSMQVVLQGASDPKDEQLVQSFREMLLLEGQLPPKHNDYHTLLRFLRMRDFDISKSKEMFLNYLKWCADYGVDTILKEFKFEEFAEVKKFYPHGYHGVDKFGRPVYIERIGMVDLNALLQVTTVERFIRHHVSEQEKTLSFRYPSCSIAAKRHIASTTSILDVTGVGMSNFSKPARYLFMEILKIDSNYYPETLHRLFIINAGSAFRMLWKVVKAFLDARTLAKIQVLGSNYLSNLHELIDPSNLPSFLGGNCTCSDYGGCLFSDKGPWNNPEIKEVLQAVSATEEVDTLGGNGGDPSEMGIVQDQDDSKYEENLIRNKLASEKIVAFEAALDETKMKIEALAAALEDTKMALKGLAQHIEDLKN; encoded by the exons ATGAATAAGTTAAAGGAAACTTACAGAGACATAGTTATATCTAGAGGTAGTGAAGAAGGGGAGGAATCCACGGCGAAGAGATCAGGAGaatggactaaagtgaaacaTCCACCCATTGAGACCTACTGGCTTTTCCCTCCTGAGAAAGAAGATAAGGctccttcatcatcaaaaggGGGCATTAAGTCATTGCTAAATTACCCAATCAAGATTCGCGATTCGTTGAAAGGAATTGGAAGGAGCAAGAGCATGCAAGTAGTGCTTCAAGGAGCTAGTGATCCGAAAGATGAACAACTTGTTCAGTCCTTCAGGGAAATGCTCCTTCTTGAGGGTCAGTTACCGCCAAAGCACAATGACTATCACACCCTTTTACG GTTTCTACGGATGAgggattttgatatttcaaaatcaaagGAGATGTTTCTGAATTATCTTAAGTGGTGTGCGGATTACGGAGTTGATACAATTTTGAAG GAATTTAAGTTTGAGGAGTTTGCGGAGGTCAAAAAATTCTATCCTCATGGATATCATGGGGTCGATAAATTTGGTAGACCGGTATACATTGAAAGGATTGGGATGGTAGATCTAAATGCCTTATTGCAAGTAACTACAGTTGAAAGATTTATCCGGCATCATGTATCTGAACAAGAAAAAACCTTAAGTTTCAGATATCCCTCTTGTTCGATTGCAGCGAAAAGACATATAGCATCAACCACAAGTATCTTAGATGTGACAGGCGTG GGAATGTCTAATTTCTCGAAGCCTGCAAGATATCTCTTTATGGAAATTCTTAAGATAGATAGCAACTACTACCCAGAG ACTTTACACCGACTCTTCATTATCAACGCTGGATCTGCTTTCAGGATGCTGTGGAAAGTAGTCAAGGCCTTTCTAGATGCACGTACATTAGCTAAAATTCAA GTACTGGGATCCAACTACCTCAGCAACCTGCACGAACTTATTGATCCGAG TAATTTGCCGAGTTTTCTGGGAGGAAACTGCACATGTTCTGACTATGGCGGTTGCCTGTTCAGTGACAAAGGGCCCTGGAATAATCCAGAAATTAAGGAAGTTCTTCAG GCAGTTTCTGCCACAGAAGAGGTGGATACTTTGGGAGGAAATGGGGGTGACCCTTCAGAAATG GGCATTGTCCAAGATCAAGACGattcaaaatatgaagaaaatcttATCAGAAATAAGCTTGCATCGGAAAAGATCGTGGCATTTGAAGCTGCACTTGATGAAACCAAGATG AAAATCGAGGCATTGGCAGCTGCACTTGAGGACACAAAGATG GCCTTGAAAGGACTTGCTCAGCATATTGAAGATCTGAAAAATTGA